From Hydractinia symbiolongicarpus strain clone_291-10 chromosome 11, HSymV2.1, whole genome shotgun sequence, the proteins below share one genomic window:
- the LOC130614731 gene encoding zinc finger protein 420-like: protein MKGEDLNARSARAVKSALHERIRSQCKECKGSQICPHERRRSQCKECKGSQICPHERRRSQCKECKGCEICPHERIRSYCKECKGCEICPHERIRSYCKECKGSQICTHERIRSQCKECGGGGICEHQKRKYRCKKCKKVKQ from the coding sequence ATGAAAGGCGAAGATCTCAATGCAAGGAGTGCAAGGGCCGTCAAATCTGCCCTTCATGAAAGAATAAGATCTCAGTGTAAGGAGTGCAAGGGCAGTCAAATCTGCCCTCATGAAAGGCGAAGATCTCAATGTAAGGAGTGCAAGGGCAGTCAAATCTGCCCTCATGAAAGGCGAAGATCTCAATGTAAGGAGTGCAAGGGCTGTGAAATCTGCCCTCATGAAAGAATAAGATCCTATTGCAAGGAGTGCAAGGGCTGTGAAATCTGCCCTCATGAAAGAATAAGATCCTATTGCAAGGAGTGCAAGGGCAGTCAAATCTGCACTCATGAAAGAATAAGATCTCAATGTAAAGAATGTGGAGGCGGAGGCATTTGTGAACATCAAAAAAGGAAATACAGGTGCAAGAAATGCAAGAAGGTTAAACAATAA